A region of Pseudarthrobacter sp. NIBRBAC000502770 DNA encodes the following proteins:
- a CDS encoding 4a-hydroxytetrahydrobiopterin dehydratase: MTDPQRKLSAAELAEAGLTGWHVTGEALAATFRTRKFSTGLELVNRIGASAEQANHHPDLTLTYPEVRVTLSSHDVGGITSRDIDLARTISGHAADLGVAAAE, translated from the coding sequence ATGACTGATCCCCAACGGAAGCTGTCCGCCGCCGAACTCGCCGAGGCCGGGCTCACCGGCTGGCACGTGACCGGCGAGGCCCTCGCCGCCACCTTCAGGACCCGGAAGTTCTCCACTGGCCTGGAGCTCGTAAACCGCATCGGCGCCTCCGCCGAGCAGGCCAACCACCACCCCGACCTCACGCTCACCTACCCCGAGGTCCGCGTCACGCTCTCAAGCCACGACGTCGGCGGGATCACCAGCCGCGACATCGACCTCGCCCGCACCATCAGTGGCCACGCCGCGGACCTCGGGGTCGCCGCCGCGGAGTGA
- a CDS encoding aldo/keto reductase encodes MTTAGNIRLNTGASIPPVGYGCWQTARADIAAAARAGYRAFDTATFYANEQAVGQGIRDAGLNPEDVFLTTKVWRGDMGYAQTLKAFETSRRLLDADVIDLYLIHWPQPDSRLITETWRAMEKLLERGTVRSIGVSNFEAADLDLLAQHSDVTPAVNQIELNPLRQRKSLVAENTARGIVTTAWSPLGQGGPVLHNKTLLYLAEDHDVSVAQIVLRWMLQKQIVTIPRSTNPARIVENLDLDGFALNTAEMEAIDALSD; translated from the coding sequence ATGACCACCGCAGGAAACATCCGGCTGAATACCGGAGCGAGCATCCCGCCGGTCGGATACGGGTGCTGGCAGACCGCCCGCGCCGATATTGCCGCCGCCGCGCGCGCCGGATACCGCGCCTTTGACACCGCAACCTTCTACGCGAACGAACAGGCCGTAGGTCAGGGGATCCGGGACGCAGGGCTAAACCCCGAAGACGTCTTCCTCACCACCAAGGTATGGCGCGGCGACATGGGCTACGCTCAAACCCTGAAGGCGTTCGAAACCTCACGCCGCCTGCTCGATGCCGACGTCATCGACCTCTATCTCATCCACTGGCCCCAGCCGGACTCCCGCCTGATCACCGAAACCTGGCGGGCCATGGAAAAACTCCTGGAACGCGGAACCGTCCGCTCCATCGGTGTTTCAAACTTCGAAGCCGCCGATCTTGACCTGCTGGCCCAGCACTCGGACGTCACCCCCGCGGTAAACCAGATCGAACTAAACCCTCTACGGCAGCGCAAGAGCCTGGTCGCGGAAAATACCGCACGCGGCATCGTCACGACAGCCTGGTCACCGCTGGGTCAGGGGGGTCCGGTCCTGCATAACAAGACACTGCTTTACCTGGCCGAAGACCATGACGTCAGCGTCGCCCAGATCGTCCTTCGCTGGATGCTCCAAAAGCAGATCGTGACAATCCCGCGTTCAACCAATCCCGCACGGATCGTCGAAAACCTCGACCTGGACGGGTTCGCCCTAAACACGGCCGAGATGGAAGCCATCGACGCGCTCTCCGACTGA
- a CDS encoding SDR family oxidoreductase: MSEQHLRDPDQPRRKGSVLVAGAGGVIGRHAADEYVRQGWQVRGISRRPVQGAGWDHLSVDLSDPAASASGLAEAEDTTHLVFGAYAERPTSRELSEANVGLLRNTLDGLYSAGAPLRHVTLYQGGKAYGAHLGYFNTPAKERDPRLVQPNFYYDQEDLLRQTAAERGFDLTILRPEGVVGYAVGNPMNLLMVIAVYASICRELGQPLRFPGTIAAFDALYQVTDAGLLARATVWAGSDPQAAGEVFNITNGDQFRWRQLWPAFARHLGMDYAEPQPVPLADAMPQLKNVWERLVARHSLVPTPYEDLVGWEFGDFLLRSGFDNVSSTIKARQAGFTDCLDSEDRFLELFRELEADRIIPPVVLSSQSSERYVP, from the coding sequence TTGTCTGAGCAGCACCTCAGGGATCCGGACCAGCCCCGCCGGAAGGGCAGCGTGCTTGTTGCCGGGGCCGGGGGAGTGATCGGACGGCATGCGGCCGATGAGTATGTACGTCAGGGCTGGCAGGTTCGCGGCATCAGCCGGCGCCCCGTCCAGGGCGCCGGCTGGGACCACTTGTCGGTAGATCTCAGCGATCCCGCAGCCTCCGCGTCAGGTCTGGCTGAGGCCGAAGACACAACGCATCTGGTCTTCGGCGCTTACGCCGAGCGCCCGACGTCCCGGGAGCTTTCAGAGGCCAACGTCGGATTGCTGCGCAATACCCTTGACGGCCTTTACAGCGCCGGTGCCCCACTGCGTCACGTCACCCTATATCAGGGCGGAAAGGCCTACGGGGCGCATCTGGGTTACTTCAACACACCGGCCAAGGAGCGGGACCCGCGCCTCGTGCAGCCGAACTTTTACTACGACCAGGAGGACCTGCTGCGTCAAACCGCAGCGGAGCGCGGCTTTGACCTGACCATCCTGCGTCCCGAAGGGGTAGTCGGTTACGCTGTCGGCAACCCAATGAACCTGCTGATGGTGATCGCCGTCTACGCCAGCATCTGTCGTGAACTGGGCCAGCCGCTACGGTTTCCCGGCACGATTGCCGCCTTTGACGCCCTCTATCAGGTCACCGATGCAGGGCTGCTTGCCCGGGCCACAGTATGGGCGGGCTCGGATCCACAGGCCGCCGGCGAAGTCTTCAACATCACCAACGGTGACCAGTTCCGTTGGCGCCAGCTGTGGCCGGCCTTCGCCCGTCACCTCGGCATGGATTACGCCGAACCCCAGCCGGTGCCCCTGGCTGACGCGATGCCTCAGCTCAAAAACGTCTGGGAGCGGCTGGTGGCCCGGCACTCGTTGGTCCCGACTCCGTATGAAGACCTGGTCGGATGGGAATTCGGCGACTTCCTGCTGCGGTCCGGGTTCGACAACGTCTCCTCCACCATTAAGGCCCGCCAGGCCGGCTTCACCGACTGCCTCGACAGCGAAGACCGGTTCCTGGAACTCTTCCGTGAACTTGAGGCCGATCGGATCATTCCGCCCGTTGTGCTAAGCAGCCAGTCATCTGAAAGGTACGTGCCCTGA
- a CDS encoding aldo/keto reductase, which translates to MPTVGHSDLTIFPIALGGNTFGWTSNETESRAVLDAFTEQGGNFVDTADSYSAWAEGNTGGESETIIGDWMARRSNRSQVIIGTKVSQHPGFPGLSRKNIVAASEASLRRLGSDYIDLYYAHFDDETTPLEETVGAFGDLVIAGKVRHVGLSNYSAERIREWIRIADDNGYARPVALQPHYNLVHRTGFEGELASLAATNGLGVIPYWSLASGFLTGKYRTREDLVGTPREKMAGSYFSTEGLRVISVLDDIAQERGTTIATAALAWLLTRPNIAAPIASARTAEQLPDLMAAASLTLTELEIHRLDEMSSLIPA; encoded by the coding sequence ATGCCTACCGTTGGTCATTCCGACCTGACCATCTTTCCGATCGCCCTGGGCGGAAACACCTTCGGGTGGACCTCCAATGAAACAGAGTCCCGCGCTGTCCTGGACGCCTTCACTGAGCAGGGCGGAAACTTCGTCGACACAGCAGACAGCTACTCGGCCTGGGCCGAGGGCAACACCGGAGGGGAATCCGAGACGATCATCGGAGACTGGATGGCACGGCGCTCCAACAGGTCTCAGGTCATCATCGGAACGAAAGTCAGCCAGCACCCCGGTTTTCCAGGCCTGTCCCGGAAGAACATCGTGGCAGCCTCCGAAGCATCCCTGCGACGGCTAGGCAGCGACTACATCGACCTCTACTATGCGCACTTCGATGACGAGACCACTCCTCTGGAGGAGACCGTCGGAGCCTTCGGTGATCTCGTCATCGCCGGAAAAGTCCGTCACGTCGGCCTCTCCAACTACAGCGCGGAGCGGATCAGGGAATGGATCAGGATCGCGGACGACAACGGCTATGCCCGTCCCGTGGCCCTGCAGCCGCACTACAACCTGGTACACAGAACCGGCTTCGAGGGCGAACTCGCTTCACTGGCTGCCACCAACGGGCTCGGGGTCATCCCCTACTGGTCCCTCGCCAGCGGGTTCCTCACCGGCAAATACCGGACCCGTGAAGACCTCGTAGGCACACCCCGAGAAAAGATGGCAGGCAGTTACTTCAGTACCGAAGGCTTGCGGGTCATCTCCGTCCTCGACGACATCGCACAGGAGAGAGGCACCACCATTGCGACAGCAGCTCTCGCATGGCTTCTCACCCGACCCAATATCGCCGCCCCAATCGCCAGCGCCCGCACCGCGGAACAGTTGCCCGACCTCATGGCAGCAGCCTCCCTGACCCTCACGGAACTGGAAATCCACCGCCTCGACGAGATGTCCTCCCTCATTCCGGCCTGA
- a CDS encoding MFS transporter, whose product MGNAREWSWAARLTVLAVAAATAVSVIYLPQAMLTVLAAGFGVAPAAAGVIATSVQAGYAIGIFLLVPLADRVQPRRQVTIQSVLLAAALAVTAVLPEIVGVTLGFLAVGLVANIAQIVIPAASRLAPKGKAGAALATVAGALLIGIFGGRIIASLLVQTIGWRWVVLSFAALVLAVLPFLRTALATDLELHSAGGQYRHLLASTLQLSRRSPELIQSALMQFFVFATFNSLWTVTVLHLTGPGFGWSVLSAGLFGAVGLAAGIATPFSGRFVDRFGPLPVGLVFLLVLLLGVLSVIIDPSSAVLFGASMFVITWANQTILSANQARTLAANPVQSAQANTVFMFAVFLGGSAGAFTGTVAFSAGGMPLVGVQAGAFVLIALVIWFASATHQKRTTPNPGKERITT is encoded by the coding sequence ATGGGCAATGCGCGGGAATGGTCCTGGGCCGCCAGACTGACCGTTCTTGCGGTCGCCGCAGCTACAGCGGTCAGCGTTATTTACCTGCCACAGGCCATGCTGACGGTGCTGGCGGCTGGTTTTGGTGTGGCCCCGGCAGCGGCCGGTGTCATCGCGACCAGCGTTCAGGCCGGTTACGCCATCGGCATCTTCCTGCTGGTTCCCCTCGCTGACCGCGTTCAGCCCCGGCGGCAGGTCACGATTCAGTCGGTTCTCCTTGCCGCGGCCCTTGCAGTAACGGCGGTGCTGCCCGAGATTGTGGGCGTCACCTTGGGATTCCTGGCAGTGGGCCTGGTGGCAAACATTGCCCAGATCGTCATCCCGGCCGCGAGTCGGTTAGCCCCCAAAGGGAAGGCGGGCGCTGCCTTGGCAACAGTGGCCGGCGCCCTGCTGATCGGAATTTTCGGCGGCCGGATCATCGCAAGCCTGCTCGTCCAGACCATCGGATGGCGGTGGGTCGTCTTGTCTTTCGCCGCCCTGGTCCTGGCCGTGCTGCCGTTCCTGCGCACTGCCCTGGCCACAGATCTCGAGCTGCACTCCGCCGGCGGCCAGTACCGACACCTGCTGGCCTCGACCCTTCAGCTGAGCCGGCGGAGCCCTGAACTGATCCAGTCTGCGCTGATGCAGTTCTTCGTGTTCGCCACCTTCAACTCCCTGTGGACGGTCACGGTGCTCCACCTCACCGGACCTGGCTTCGGCTGGAGCGTCCTCTCGGCCGGCCTTTTCGGGGCCGTCGGACTTGCCGCCGGAATCGCTACCCCATTCAGCGGTCGCTTCGTTGACCGTTTCGGGCCCCTTCCGGTCGGTCTCGTGTTCTTGCTGGTCCTGCTCCTGGGCGTGCTGTCGGTGATCATAGATCCCTCGTCGGCCGTCCTGTTTGGTGCGAGCATGTTCGTCATCACCTGGGCCAACCAGACAATCCTCTCCGCTAACCAGGCCCGGACCCTGGCGGCGAACCCGGTCCAATCAGCCCAGGCCAACACGGTCTTCATGTTCGCAGTGTTCCTGGGCGGCTCAGCCGGAGCCTTCACGGGCACGGTCGCCTTCAGTGCCGGAGGGATGCCCCTCGTCGGCGTGCAGGCTGGCGCCTTCGTTCTCATAGCCCTCGTTATCTGGTTCGCGTCCGCAACGCACCAGAAACGCACCACACCAAACCCTGGCAAGGAAAGGATCACAACATGA